ATTAGTGGGAAAGCTACTTTATGTGGCAGTCACAAGGCCAGATATTTCATATGCAGTGCAGACTTTGAGTCAGTTCATGCATGATCCGAAACAATCTCATCTAGAAGGAGCACTTCATGTTGTGAGATATCTGAAGGGAAGACCAGGTTTGGGAATTTTATTGAGCAGTAAAAGGGATTGTACACTTAGAGGTTTTTGTGATTCTGATTGGGCATCATGTGCAGTAACAAGAAAATCAGTAACTGGTTATTGTATGAAGTTAGGCAGTTCTCTAatttcttggaaatcaaagaagcaAGAAACTATATCAAGGAGTACTGCTGAAGCAGAATATAGAAGCATGGCATCAGCAGTAGCTGAAGTTATTTGGCTAGTGGGACTGTTGGAGGAGATGAACATGAAGGTGAAAATTCCAGTAGAGTTATTTTGTGACAACAAAGCTGCCATTCAGATTGCTGGAAATCCTATATTTCATGAAAGGACTAAACATATAGAGATTGATTGTCACTTTGTTAGGGAAAAAATACAAAAGGGATTGATCAAGACAATGTATATTCGTGGAACTGATCAAGAAGCTGACCTTTTAACTAAGGCTTTGGGAGGTCAACAGCACAATTACATATTAGACAAGTTGGGGTTGATAAATGTATTTCAACCTtcaacttgagggggagtgttgagACTATAAAGTTGTTAGTAACTAACTCAGAAAATAGTTAGTTAAATAAGTTACAAATTAGTTGTTAGTAAGTTAGTTTTTAGATTCCTTTTTCAGTATCAAGTTTGTTGATTGTACAGAGTATAAATACATGGTCATACTGTATAGGAAAGttagttcatcaataatatcagttcttcttcttctccagaATCTTCTCTGTTCATGGTTACTTCTTCTCTCCACATCCAACTTATCTGTTCTTaacataacaaaaacaaatttttagcggcattaaatattgacattagtaagagtgttaaagtctttacgGATATTAATTAAGTGTTATTAAAATCAACGTTGCTAAAAACTTTTcgaacatatacaaagagtgtcaATTGCagctttaaatatatatttagtggcAAATTAATTGtcactaataattattattgttcGTAGTGTATATAAAGGAGTGGGTGGTGGACTGGTGGGTGGCGTTGGAATTAGGGTTGAAACGACACGTTGACAGTGAGGATGAATAATCAAATCGTAAATAAAagatgtaattatttaattcattctCTTTAAAATCTAGGACTTTGCTTTTAATTGATGAAATAGGTATCGTTGAAATTTCACCACGAAAGTAAAACCAAACTTTAATTACAAACatataagtatgaaaatttacgGGCTTAAATAAAGTGTTGATGACAGAAAAACACAATTAACGAAAAATATTTCTTTggaaaaatctttaaaaatacaaaaaaggttcaataaaatatttttgaacaaagtaaagttgaacaaaataaatttcaattaataaattaatttaaaaatatttacgtTATTAATAATTTGCTCCAAAAATATCCTTACTTCTAATAATTTGATTCGAAAATACTCGCGAGTTAGAATAAAGACTAATAAAGGGGCAAGGATATACAGACAATTATTCTCTTCGACATGGctcctttgttttttttttttttttaacaaaacgATTGGATACGtaacaaataaaaagttaaaaagcacaagattcttcaaaaattaaaaatcaaaacggTCAAAAGTCAAGCCACCAATAATCGTGTACGTAATGAGAGTGGATGTGGACTCATGTATATGTGAATATCGAAGGATATACCTATATACCATTTGCGAAGTTAGAAATTATGATACGATTTTATTAGCGATCAAAAAGCAAGCCACCAACTAGAACAGAGCTTGCTCTCATAATCTAACTTATTATTGTTTCGATTTTATTTTACGTGATATCTTGATTAAATcctctatttaaaaaaagaaaatatttgtgCTACAAGTTTCAAACTTGTAATAATGATATTTCTGTGACTTATAACATGTCCATCATTAAAGGtacaaattgaaaaattaaataaaaactaatcgAAGAAAAGAGTCACATATGAAATGTAACTCCTTTTCACCAATCATAGAGTACTCCACAGTTACGCCAATGTTTTTGAGTATCTCCAAAAACTTAACAAATAAAAGGGGTATGTATAataaagacataatacatatattagatcctaaatttaacttgaaattttaattttgaccttcaactttcataatgcacaaacagacgctttaactattcaacttttaaataaataaacgcATGAGTtctacatggcacaatacatataggacaccacgtaggacaaaaaatgacatgttggATGACacgtaggacatgtgtgtctatttgttcaactttatacaagtttaagtgtctacttgtgcacacccaaagttaaaGAGCATAAATGTGATcaaagccaagttaaagggcacatttatgtattacgTCTATAATAAATGTTGActgattattatttaattaaaatataaaagaaagttAATTAGGAGATGGATTCATAAATAagcaaacaattaaaataagtaaaaattatgCATGCAGAGTGAATAATGTAAACATGTACGTGCATGACAAGTTATTCCTTCAATTTTCCTTTTTGCATATGCGattactttaatttcttttctctatagttttcactttttatcattcaaaGGTTCCAAAGATGAACGAAAAATTCCCAACTTTAGACTGAACTTACATTGCCCACATCTTTTCCGTCCATATAATTCATCGCAACAGAAAGAGATCTTTTTTAATATGTATTGtcgtaaaaatatttaattaatattaccATATTTAGAGTTGCTAAAATTTTTACCAAACGCTGGTTAGAAATGTCATATTTATTACTATATCGCTAAATAATTATCGCTTGTTGTAGTGTATCTCTACTTTCTTGCTTCTACCAGAGAGCAGATAAAAATTAAAGCATAGTTTGAGATTAGGGTTTTCAAAGTTATATTAGATtgtaaagggaaaaaaaatgaTCTTGCAGACGATGGAAAATTTCATTACTGACAATTAATAGTTGAAAGACAATCACTTACAAGCTGAATATTtccatttttatcaatattacACATCTGAAAGAGTAGGGGTGTACAGAATTGGattgattcaaaattttcaaatatcaaatcaaatctttcgtgcaaaaatttcaaatttataaattaaatcaaactaataaaattcaatttttttgggtttCAATATCGGGTTGATTCGGGTTTTTTCAAATACCAAACCAAATCATTGTGtcgaatttttaaatatataaatcaaatcaaactaataaatttcggatttttcagatttttggttttttcgataaagtttgcatacaaacatataattaacttgtgctctaaatatttctttagtctaaccaaaatataattatctaaggtgtttcttaaaaaaataaccaaGATATGAAATGAGTATTGATgatacaaaaatattcaataaaaagtaataatgaaatcatcatataaaataaatattgtaaagtcataatgaaaataattataatttaaaagtactaaatcatgctaaaataagtttgatAAGTATTAATTACATTACTAAACATTTAAGGAAAATTAGAATTAGagtatgtattttaattgtctaaacctatgtaaaactaaataacaaatattcaatattattgtcattcttagcgTTGaactgatttatttttttttgcactagtattaatttgattttgatttaagttttgttataattatcaatatctaTGACCTATAATTTTTATTGGACTCCgaattctaaaataatatattaaattaaaagaagcTATGAAATAGTATGAGtagtattttaaaatgatatcaaagtaaatatttttatgtataaaataaaattttaaaattacatatataatgtcaGGTTGGTTTGATCtcgaattatttttttaattaaaatcaaaccGACCCAAATATAgtctgttttttttctttcaaaaataccaaatcaagtcaaaccaaacaattagtCGAATTTTTTTCCGATTTGACTCAACTTGTAGTTTGGTTCAGTTTTCGATTCGATTTCATTAATATGAAAGAGATCAAGTGTATTCAAGCTCTTTGTCACATCAAGCTGCCAAGTTCAGGAAGGTAATCAAAACCTACAATAATGCAGGTATACATTGAATAGAACATGTCGAATTCACGAGGTATTCTACCTTAATGAATTGGAACAACCACCTATATAAGAAGCAGAACAAATTCATGTGTATACTATCTAACCAGATTAAACAAGAAGTATATAATGCCAAAAGAATAGCACAAAGTTTTTTTGCTATGGCGCCGCAGAGGCTACTACTCAAAAGCTATAAGAATGACaagttgaaaaattaaatgagaCTACAACATTTTGCCAATTGGTCTTAGTTCCCTAGGCATGCCATCAAAATTCCCAGATTTCACATCAGATTGAAGTAATGGTCTCTTCCCAACTTTCCAGTGTATGCCTTCTGCCAAGTGCTCCTTGGTTGGTGTCAGCATTACAAAGTTTGGATCGGCTCTTTGATAGCTGCAATTTCAAAGATATCGACCACTAAGAAATCTTTTCAACAAGTTCCTATGAAATCTACTAGACACGTTACACTTGGTAAACCTTTCCTGCCTGTCTACTAATTATATGGACTCAATATAGAACTGAAGGATAACCAACCTTCCTTCTCTAATGTTGTCAACACGAATGCCAAATCCAAAGGCTGTTGCTCCTTTTACCCGATCTCTAGTAGCTGTCAACCAATATAAAGTGATTATAAGATATCATCAGCCACTGAGGCTCAACACTTCTGATCTATACCTATTAATATGAGAAGGGCAGATCTAGACACCAGTTGGCATGAAATCCAACAGTCAAATTATTCTTTCACAATATTGTTTTAGCACATATTGTGATACAGTTAGTGTTCAGGGGCGGGATGAactaaataataacaacaataaaataaatacactcTTTGATTATGTTATATGTGTAGCATAAATCACTAGTACCTGAAACATTGAAAGTGAAGGAAGGTTTCCACCATGACTTAAATGCCAAAGCTACAGATGAGCTTAGAGGCCCCACCTTTCCCTGTGGAAGTAACATTTGCAGTTATTAGTACCCCTGGTTTCGGTTAGTATGCATAAGAGAATCCAGAAGGTGATTACCTTGACCAAAAAGTTTTTATTAGCTTGCCAAGATGCAGCAACTTGAAAAGTGGAGTCGTGGATGCTGCTGGCCGGAGCTTTCTCATCATTTACACTGCCACAAAAGTTTACAACCAAGTCAGATCCTACTCTACTCTGGCCAGCCTAGAGCTTACTACACAATCTCAGAATACCTTGTCTGCAACTCAAACCCGAAATCTATATAGTTAGTAATTCCAACTACTTCGTCTTCTTCTAGTGGATTTTTCACCTGATATTACATAAATTACTTGTATCAGTACTACCTTTAATGAAGCACAGAAAACTTCTAGAATAATGTCAAAAGCagtaaatcaaaataatcaaagcACACATTGTTCTGTTTCTTTTCTCGAATTAGATCTTCATCAAAACCAGAGAACTCAAATTAAAGCTTTTTACAGTAGTAACAATTTTTATCGCCCCTGTATTTTTCGGAAAACTAACAGCGAAACCACCTCTCTAATCTGATTAGTGGTATGATCTCCATGATTTTCCTGTGTACTCTTTTGCTTCTCAGACTGTCTGTTGCACACCACTCCTAAAGAATTGGACTATACATACTTTCCGCACTGGCAGAGATAATCCAATACATGAGGTCTCATTTAAACCAAGGAATAGTTAAAATTACAGAAATGTTCTATTATACAGACGTTTATACAGCTTCAAATCCATCGAAACAATTGATGCATATTTCCTCTTTGACAAATCAgcagaaaagaaaaactaattgcCAAGACCCAGAGATCACATTGTATGTACTAAATAGGCATAAAAACAGATTAACTCTAACAAATATCCAAATCCAAGATAAAAGGAGTTAGTGGCATATTATGCAACATGATTCTTGTGGAACGTTCAGCAAAATTGCACTTTTATCATCACATGCTGCTGATTAAAACAGACAATACctccaaaaataaattaatttgaagcAAATCCAATTTGCATTTAAAAACAACGATGCTAAACATACTGAATGACATTTCCTCAAGGAAGAGAAGCATACCCGTCTTTGAACCACCACATGTTGATAGAATGAAGCAATAAACTGCAgcaaaaatgattaaatattagAAGTGTACCACATGTACAAAATATGAAGTACACAGTCAAAAACAGTCAGTTCATAACCAACTACTATCTAGCCAATAGAACTTCATAAAATATTCATCTGATCAAACAAAAATGGGTGTAGAAATGGGCCCTAATGTCTACAGCAACAAACGCAAAACTAGGATTTTGTGGCAGTGCAGAAAACTAGCACAAAAAAGAGCTTAGCACACCACTGAAAGAAGGAAATGCAACAAACCTGTGAACTTTTCGCAAGCTCAAGACCAAAATTGAAGGATGGGCTCAAAGGGCTGCCTGATCCCACTCCATAGCCAATGGCACAGCTCCAATTTTCTAAGTTCTTAAACTTTTGGCCACTTTTGCTTCCAACTATCAAAAGTAAACAGAACCAATAAAAATACTATTCCATATGAATTTTGAGTTATTCTTCTCTCTCGCACTCACTATGCATGCATGCATCATTGGATTAAGAAGCAATATATGAACTGTAGAGGAACATTTTCTCTTAAATACCCAAGCTTTTACCCtataaaacatcaaaataagcTTAAAGCACTTCCACCATGTGAAGTGGCCATGCATGTTCACAGCAACTGGATTCCATGCACAGGATTAGAAACATGTATTGCACATCTTATTTTATTGGTAGACAAAGGTCAGATATGTGACGCATATACGggaaaaataagacaaaatgGTAGCATATAGCACGGGATAAACGAAATTCCAGATGGATCTTTTGGACAAgaacaattttcttttctttttgttgaatTAATCAGCACAAAATCAAATTTTCCAGTCAGGagtatatattgttttctagtGACTAAATAGTTGTTATATCTTTACCAAGGAAACCAAGTCAGTGAGTAGTGTCCAAGAAAATTACACTGTGATTCATACTGCACCCCGGTGGTTAATCTTCCCATCTTGCTCACCAGCCATGCACTTTTGGGAACATCATCTCCCACTGCATGAACATTCATTAGTCCACTTTGAATTAAACAAGGAATAACAAAGATTATTCCACTCGCAACTAATATACAGGAATGTCCAAACTAGAGAACTTAGTAAAAGTAAGTTCAAGTAGAAACAGGTCCTGGGGAATATATGAACATAAAGATTTACTTAATCATTGCATGTTACATACAAGCGAAAGGCATAAGAGTAGCTCCAACCGAGAGATTTGATGAGCCATATCTCAAACCCATGACTCCATAATCTTGTGAAGATACTCTGGACATTCAAAATGATCATGTCAGTCAGTGCATGTTCACAAATCTACGCAAACAAGTCTGAGATCCCGGTTTATAACAGAATCAAACCAACCTATTCTTTAAAAGGACTGGGAAAATGCCAAAAGCTCCAAACCCAAATTTAGGGTAGAATGCACATGATCTCATCAGCAATGTCCTAGAAAAAAAGCAAATGGAAGAACAATGGTACTGCAGTTTTTCAATCTAAAGGAAAAATATTCTTAGGGAAGTGATTGAGACTTACGGATCATCAT
This window of the Solanum pennellii chromosome 2, SPENNV200 genome carries:
- the LOC107009112 gene encoding uncharacterized protein LOC107009112; protein product: MGNLWSAAVEPPPPIVLVPPLFDFPPLAARTRMLESSYNMLFGKLALRCLFEDYFEEARHFSTRIMLKPIDDPHVDLIATVGGPLDHKPEEKIVGNAQFRWQSDVEDPHTFVDLFVSNDDPTLLMRSCAFYPKFGFGAFGIFPVLLKNRVSSQDYGVMGLRYGSSNLSVGATLMPFALGDDVPKSAWLVSKMGRLTTGVQYESQFGSKSGQKFKNLENWSCAIGYGVGSGSPLSPSFNFGLELAKSSQFIASFYQHVVVQRRVKNPLEEDEVVGITNYIDFGFELQTSVNDEKAPASSIHDSTFQVAASWQANKNFLVKGKVGPLSSSVALAFKSWWKPSFTFNVSATRDRVKGATAFGFGIRVDNIREGSYQRADPNFVMLTPTKEHLAEGIHWKVGKRPLLQSDVKSGNFDGMPRELRPIGKML